The following proteins are co-located in the Oryzias melastigma strain HK-1 linkage group LG8, ASM292280v2, whole genome shotgun sequence genome:
- the rasd4 gene encoding rasd family member 4, whose amino-acid sequence MSITEKEKTDVRLVFLGAGGVGKTALIHRFLQDTFDPKHRRTVEEIHRKEYEVGEVKVTINIIDTSGSYSFPAMRKLSIQNGDAFALVYAVDDPDSLEAVKRLRDEILEFKEDKHPPIVVIGNKIDRHSEREVSSRDALAMVELDWDHIFVESSAKDNVNVLEAFMELLQQTDLPSQLRPALCRRRETIPTQGGKRPPMNKTNSCLIS is encoded by the coding sequence ATGTCCATCACGGAGAAGGAGAAGACTGATGTGCGCCTGGTGTTTCTAGGAGCAGGTGGAGTGGGTAAGACAGCCCTCATACACCGCTTCCTCCAAGACACCTTTGACCCAAAACATCGGCGGACGGTGGAGGAGATCCACAGGAAGGAATACGAGGTAGGGGAGGTCAAAGTCACCATCAACATCATCGACACCAGCGGCAGCTACTCTTTCCCCGCCATGCGCAAGCTCTCAATCCAGAACGGCGACGCCTTCGCACTGGTCTACGCCGTGGATGACCCCGACTCCCTGGAGGCGGTCAAGAGGCTGCGAGATGAGATTCTGGAGTTCAAAGAGGACAAGCACCCGCCCATCGTAGTGATTGGAAACAAGATCGACCGCCACAGTGAGCGGGAGGTGTCCAGCAGGGACGCGCTGGCCATGGTAGAGCTGGACTGGGACCACATCTTCGTGGAGTCCTCGGCCAAGGACAACGTCAACGTTCTGGAGGCTTtcatggagctgctgcagcagaccGACCTGCCCAGTCAGCTTCGGCCGGCTCTGTGCCGGAGGCGTGAAACCATCCCCACGCAGGGCGGCAAACGGCCTCCGATGAACAAGACCAACAGCTGCCTCATCTCATAG